Proteins encoded by one window of Bacillus rossius redtenbacheri isolate Brsri chromosome 14, Brsri_v3, whole genome shotgun sequence:
- the LOC134539016 gene encoding large ribosomal subunit protein bL9m, with amino-acid sequence MWKQFATSVRNFLPNQLAAVFNVDGSLKVNQQCRTTFILKRRNPVPLSKIGQRPKRLKNRHFIYDLVQDTSVAKQETVDLILTDYVSGLGDVGDRVAVKSFAAYNKLLLPGLAVYATPENEEKYARLKGSAAAKPKFSSPHAQRTVNYLSTMVLSVVMNKEVPWTVEPWHVRMSFRKANVHVPESAIEMPQEAITGPDLGLERKQFLVTVTINGVERVAVKCRIHHWSTKVVDRLPYLQDHWLLPAEPLFPEAAAGGDPKPTAPGLQ; translated from the coding sequence atgtGGAAACAGTTCGCTACATCAGTTCGTAATTTTCTACCGAATCAGTTAGCCGCTGTTTTTAATGTCGACGGAAGCTTAAAAGTAAACCAACAGTGCAGGACCACGTTCATTCTGAAAAGGAGGAATCCCGTCCCTCTGAGTAAGATAGGGCAGCGTCCAAAGCGCCTGAAGAACCGCCACTTCATCTACGACCTGGTGCAGGACACCAGCGTGGCCAAGCAGGAGACGGTGGACCTGATCCTGACGGACTACGTGAGCGGCCTGGGGGACGTCGGCGACAGGGTGGCGGTGAAGAGCTTCGCCGCGTACAACAAGCTGCTGCTGCCGGGCCTCGCCGTGTACGCGACGCCCGAGAACGAGGAGAAGTACGCCCGCCTCAAGGGCTCCGCGGCGGCCAAGCCCAAGTTCAGCTCCCCGCACGCGCAGCGGACGGTGAACTACCTGTCGACCATGGTGCTGTCGGTGGTGATGAACAAGGAGGTGCCGTGGACGGTGGAGCCGTGGCACGTGCGGATGTCATTCCGCAAGGCCAACGTCCACGTGCCGGAGAGCGCCATAGAGATGCCGCAGGAGGCCATAACGGGGCCGGACCTCGGCCTGGAGCGCAAGCAGTTCCTCGTGACGGTGACCATCAACGGGGTGGAGCGGGTGGCGGTCAAGTGTCGCATCCACCACTGGAGCACCAAGGTGGTGGACCGCCTGCCGTACCTGCAGGACCACTGGCTGCTGCCCGCCGAGCCCTTGTTCCCGGAGGCTGCCGCGGGGGGCGACCCCAAGCCGACGGCACCCGGTCTTCAGTAG